The following is a genomic window from Adhaeribacter radiodurans.
GATTATCCTGATTTAAAAAATATCAATTTTATTTTGCGCCTTAATCAGGAAATTAAACAGCAAGGCAATACTAGCCTGATGCTGCATCCGTTCGAAAATATAATCAGTTATATTTCGCGATTTATCCTCTTAAAAAAAGGCGATATTATTTTTACCGGTACTCCTAAAGGTGTTGGTCCCGTAAAAATTGGCGATAGGTTGGAAGGATTTATAGAAGATAAAAAAGTTTTAGATTTTGAGATTAAGTAAGTTTTTCGTTTTAGTAGCTTTTTTCAGCGTATTGTTCCCGGGGGTTAACGCCCAAAATCCCGAAGAAGCCGATAGTTATTTTTTATTTCCAATTCATCCGGGCCGCCAGAATTATTTATCGGGCAGCATGGGCGAAATCCGACCCAATCACTTTCACGGGGGTATTGATATTAAAACCGATGGCGTAACCGGTTTACCAGTTTATGCTGCCGCCGATGGGTATATTTCCAAGATTGAGGTTTCCAGCTACGGGTATGGGTATATGCTGTACCTGGCTCACCCGAACGGCTTAACCACCACTTACGCCCACCTCGAAAGTTTTGCTCCGGCTATTGAACAATACGTACTGGAAATGCAGTATGCCAAGCAATCTTTCGACGTAAAATTAACCCCTGGAAAAGACCAGTTTGTTTTTAAAAGAGGCGATATAATTGCTAAATCCGGCAATACCGGCGGATCAATGGGGCCGCACTTGCATTTTGAAGTACGTGACGCCAAAAATAATTTACTAAATCCTCTAAAATACGGCTTCAAAGAAATTCAGGATAATGTGGCACCCGAAGTAATTGCCATTGCTTTTAAAACCTTGAGTATTGATGCCCGCCTGAATCATTTATTTGGCCGGCTAGAGTTCCCGGCCATAAAAAATGCTCCTAATTCCTACATTTTAAAAGATACTATCCGGGCAAATGGCGTGCTGGGGTTAGAATTTAATGCTTTCGACCGGTATACCGGAGCCTGGAATAAGAACGGGGTGCAGGAAGTAAACGTTTTTGTGGGCGGAAAACCGCATTATACTCATTTACTCGATAATATTCCTTTTGATTACCAGCGCATGGTGTCGTGGCACGTAAATTACGAAAACCTGAAAATGACCGGTAAGAACTTTCAGAAGTGCTATATTGATGATGGCAATACTTTACCACTTTACAATACCGGCGCTCATAAAGGGAAATTTAAAATTAACCCAGGAGCTACTTACCCGGTAACCATGCAGTTTAAAGATTCTTACAACAATACCACCACCCTGCAATTCATTATTCAAGGCACTTTGCCAGCAGCTACCCATACTTTTGCTAATTCAGTAAAAAAACAGCAGATTAATTACGAAGTAGTCGAAGATGTTCTTAAAATAGCGGCAGTAGACACCGGAAGCATTCCCAAAAACATAAATCTTTTTATCCGGAATAAACGGTACGATCTGGTACCGAGCTATACCGTGCAATCCAACTCCGTTTATTTGTACGATTTGCGGGGCGGCCTACCCGACTCCCTTGTTTTTAACGGTAAAACTAAAAAGTTTTTCTTCCGGCAAACCATTCCAGCCGGCACCGATTATTCTTACGCCGACAACCACGTAACTTTACAATTTTATCCTAATACAATTTTTGACACTCTATTCCTCTGGTCTGGTTACGAGGCAGGTGTCTGGTCTATTAATGATATTAACACCCCACTTTTTCAGCCGTTAAAAGTAACTTTTAAACCCGAAGAACCTATTCTGGATAAAACTACAGCGGGAGCCGTGTGGCTGGGCCGGGGCAATAGCCGCGCCTTTATTAACGGAGTCTGGAAAGACGATCAGTTTACTTTTACTACCCGCAACCTGGGCAAGTACAAAATAATGAACGACCTCAAGCCTCCCACTGTAAAATTACTTTCTAAATCTCCTACCCTGGTTCGATTTAAAGTAGGCGACGATTTATCGGGTTTAGCTTCTTACCGCGCCGAATTAAACGGCCAGTTTCTTTTACTTAAGTACGAACACAAAGCTGCTATGCTTTATTCCGAAAGGTTAAACAAAAAAGTACCGTTATCGGGCGAGCTAAAGTTATGGGTAAAAGATGCCGTGGGGCGCGAAACCGTATATACTACCCGCATTTAACACTATGCTCTTTTTAATAAATCAGATATACTACGAGAGTTTATTTACTTTTTAAGTAGCTGTTCAAATTAAACTTACTTCTTTAAAAAAAACAAAACTGATTTAAGACAACGTATAACTTAATACTTAATACCTACTACTTACCATATGGCATTACAAATTGGCGATAGAGCCCCGGATTTCGCTATTCCGGATCAGGATGGAATTGTTCATAAATTATCAGACTACCAAGGCCGAAAACTGGTTATTTATTTTTACCCGAAAGATGATACTCCGGGCTGCACGGCGCAAGCTTGCAACCTGCGCGACAATTATTATGATTTGCGGCTAAAAGGTTACGAAGTAATTGGCTTAAGCGTGGATAGTGAAAAGTCGCACCAGAAGTTTATTCAGAAGTTTGAACTACCTTTTACTTTACTTTCTGATACCGATAAAAAAATGGTAGAAGCGTATGGCGTTTGGCAGGAAAAAAGTATGTATGGCCGTAAATACATGGGAACCATGCGGTATACTTTTATTATCGACGAAAAAGGTATTATCCAGGATATTATCACGAAGGTAGATACCAAAGATCACGCAGCACAATTAGTAAAAAGTTAAACCGGTTATAAAGCTGTTTAGCATATATAAAAAAGTAAAATTTTGTCTAAGGTGGTGTCTTCACCACATTATAGTAGCTGGCAACAGAATAATTGTTGCGGTAATTACTAAATAATGAATAAACTTCTAAAAGGCGAAACAGCTTCTATATTAATAGGAGACTTTGCTTTGCTGATTACCCGTATAATTTAAAATTACTTTTATTCGCATAAACTTGGAGCTTCTTACTTTACACAAGAATTTTATTTATTATTAATCTTACGCGCATACAAGATCCCAATCACGCTTCATACCTAACTATTTCCCAAACTCGTTTCTAAATTAATATAGAGACATTAATGAGTTTGGGAATTTTTTCGTATCAAACTGGTTATATACATTATATTAAATATAGCAATAACCGTCTGTTCCATTTAAATTTTGGGTTTATTGAAAACAATAGGTAAAATATGGGTAGTACTAGGCTTGCTCCTGGTTATAAATGGAATGAGTTACGCTCAAACTACCGCAAATAAAACGGAGCCGGTTAAGAAAACCCGCATTTTGTTTTTACTCGATGGGTCTGGAAGTATGCTGGCCAAATGGGAAAGCAGCGACCGCATGAAAGTGGCCAAAATTTTACTTTCCCGGTTAGTTGATTCCTTGGCACAATACCAAAATTTAGAATTGGCTTTACGAGTTTACGGGCATCAGTTTGACAAAGAAAAAAACAATTGCACCGACTCTCGCCTGGAAGTTCCTTTTAAAGAAGGCAACGAAGAACAGATTAAAACCCGGCTACGGCAAATTGTTCCGCGGGGTAATACGCCCATTACTTATTCTTTAGAACAAGCTGCTAAAGATTTTCCGGTAGATAATAATTCCCGGAACGTTCTTATATTAATTACCGATGGCCTGGAATCCTGCGGCGGCGATCCTTGCGCTACAGCCAAAGCTCTGCAAAAGAAACGTATTTTTCTTAAACCATTTGTTATTGGAATTGGCATTGAGAAACAATTTGTACCGGAACTTGCTTGCATGGGACAATATTTTAATGCCGCCGATATTAGTTCTTTCCGGAAGGTACTCGATAACGTGGTAAAAATGGCGCTGAGCAAAACTACCGTTTCGGTGGAGTTAAAAGAC
Proteins encoded in this region:
- a CDS encoding M23 family metallopeptidase → MRLSKFFVLVAFFSVLFPGVNAQNPEEADSYFLFPIHPGRQNYLSGSMGEIRPNHFHGGIDIKTDGVTGLPVYAAADGYISKIEVSSYGYGYMLYLAHPNGLTTTYAHLESFAPAIEQYVLEMQYAKQSFDVKLTPGKDQFVFKRGDIIAKSGNTGGSMGPHLHFEVRDAKNNLLNPLKYGFKEIQDNVAPEVIAIAFKTLSIDARLNHLFGRLEFPAIKNAPNSYILKDTIRANGVLGLEFNAFDRYTGAWNKNGVQEVNVFVGGKPHYTHLLDNIPFDYQRMVSWHVNYENLKMTGKNFQKCYIDDGNTLPLYNTGAHKGKFKINPGATYPVTMQFKDSYNNTTTLQFIIQGTLPAATHTFANSVKKQQINYEVVEDVLKIAAVDTGSIPKNINLFIRNKRYDLVPSYTVQSNSVYLYDLRGGLPDSLVFNGKTKKFFFRQTIPAGTDYSYADNHVTLQFYPNTIFDTLFLWSGYEAGVWSINDINTPLFQPLKVTFKPEEPILDKTTAGAVWLGRGNSRAFINGVWKDDQFTFTTRNLGKYKIMNDLKPPTVKLLSKSPTLVRFKVGDDLSGLASYRAELNGQFLLLKYEHKAAMLYSERLNKKVPLSGELKLWVKDAVGRETVYTTRI
- the bcp gene encoding thioredoxin-dependent thiol peroxidase, yielding MALQIGDRAPDFAIPDQDGIVHKLSDYQGRKLVIYFYPKDDTPGCTAQACNLRDNYYDLRLKGYEVIGLSVDSEKSHQKFIQKFELPFTLLSDTDKKMVEAYGVWQEKSMYGRKYMGTMRYTFIIDEKGIIQDIITKVDTKDHAAQLVKS